A region from the Salvelinus fontinalis isolate EN_2023a chromosome 23, ASM2944872v1, whole genome shotgun sequence genome encodes:
- the LOC129820945 gene encoding E3 SUMO-protein ligase RanBP2-like isoform X2, translating into MRRSKAEVERYIYSVQSSSPSLKEKPIKGFLFAKLYFEAKEYELAKRHVSEYLTVAERDPKAHKFLGQLYEREGDINKAVGCYKRSVDLNPAQGDLVLKVAELLVSKTERDSRAEFWVEKAAKLLPANPAVFNLKERLLNRQGQQGRNQLFDLLQAELAMRPGDAHINIKLVQLFSSDGRLEEAVKHCLATEKRGLLRSSLDWYSTVVHTLQDFLAQPSVSSNEKMSRHLQRELLLAHCSLLRLTLSGKGLQPSIKALGSFDCVMQCLKKTAGSVTDDLSEVYVEMRGHLYLHAGTLLLKMAQEREQQWRAVIDLAALCYLLAYQVPGPKSKATKGDQSSPQHLELLASERQSQAGHMLLNLNPDTHTFVREVVEAFGNRSGQGSLFELLFGLQAPAGTSFIGNDDIRSINTQAPAISDLIKRDNGSIQLKGGDLQQLCWLGLQWSLMAQRPALRDWLKQLFPRLILETSKLDTNTPESICLLDLEVFLCGVVWCSHTQLQERARITSTGQQQLHEPRCLPLPLLRLLSTDRQREWWDAVYSLIHKQAAPGMSAKLRMTVQHGLSTLRAGEKHGLQPALPIHWAQHLSSTGVGVNSYYDQKEYIGRSVHYWKVVLPLLDKIKQRRSIPEPLDPLFIHFPSRDIQIPSVKGFEEEAMIAFATLLDVEGRTEEAITTLETINNISSNWHLARIFQRLSEEAGSGVEETRDRCVMFLGKFRTYLSKIYNANADDMDKLPVSMEEVMDLLNDVNQQLGEIGEAMDEEGRPVHFSPQFTEPAASVSHIKFTPLTPSPSKSFVPPSKRHMTPPHWAEHQKSLLQMLCQQVEALKNEVHDLRHNSSDSMASPHQRMYGDGYGAESMQEGYPPTQTFHVAPLTVATTQAPSMYFNQSPAYNSGQYLHRPAANVTPTKAPVYGVNRLPPQQHMYAYQQPTNTPPLQSTPACIYPPQDQVFGTPLHFESPATSLLSPYSEEYYGHSQPTTNPPLPEPGYFTKPSVVSVQPPKSIEGKPVDFGKIAFGQQVPAEPLKVPGFGAGVVAQSTPSSAAFKFNSNFKSNDGDFTFKAKNSENLLGLLTSDISTKLEGPSEVEPPSQGGIFSFGTKSVAGFSFTDAAQSRDRPNLFEKIEQPFSFADQTKPVFGLENTAVEKGPESDNDSTHVEEDEDGPHFEPIVPLPDKVDVKTGEEEEEEMFCNRSKLFRFDAETKEWKERGIGIVKILKHNTSGKVRLLMRREQVLKICANHYITPDMLLKPIAGSDKSWVWNAIDYADEEPRPEQLAIRYKTADEALLFKTKFEEAQKIVPKSPEKGQDQPDKKATSPNSSAPQVTNFAAQFAKKDCDVCYVRNAATIMHCVACQTANPNSLSEKDGKLATETKGFTSGGASVRGFTFGFGTDLLKDTSSTGSIGKGFGAFGAQIPSSFTFGTSGSTSIPVAGFGAQFGKKKETAEVAAESKPSTMPFGSGFGAQFGKKPGQWDCDTCAVRNQASSNSCVSCQTPNHAAKTVVDGAAASKPLTNLLGSGFGAQFGKKPGQWDCDTCAVRNQASSNSCVSCQTPNPSAKSTVAVAPPPKPTVSGFGDLFAKRDRQWDCDTCLVRNDASVSKCVSCQTPNASSTPSLGAMFAKQGGQWDCDTCLVRNDSSASQCVSCQTPNAKSTATPSSSSFSFSFGSQSTSTQSVGNVFKANFNSDSSFQFGTSKVDKGSPASFKFETPQAESSGSSAAGFSFNMPVPAGGFKFGTQETAKETPPDETQTAASGSASMFLKNIAEQHREKEKESGVGISASVPSVDNTDQDENGKPNDFSFADLAKISQGDFTHGGEQLFTSLQSNQWADTSADQDEEGIYKTEENDDIQFEPVVQMPDKVDLVTGEEDEQALYSQRVKLFRFDGDISQWKERGVGVLKFLKNATNGRLRVLMRREQVLKVCANHWITTTMNLKPLAGSDKAWMWLANDFSEGDAKLEQLAAKFKTPELAEEFKLKFEECQRLLLDIPLQTPHKLVDTGRTAHLIQKAEEMKSGLKDLKSFLTDDKTKIKEDDSQANITTASNTSGLIIKPHAESTGPTLEWDNYDLREEALDDSADTSVYASPLASSPIRKNLFCFGESTAGFNFSFQPVVSPTKSPAKLNQSGVSVDEEQDVTQEEERDGLYFEPVVPLPDLVEISTGEENENVCFSHRAKLYRYDKDLNQWKERGIGDLKILQNYDTKRVRLLMRRDQVLKICANHWVTSSMKLEPMKGAEKAWVWSAIDFAEVAEGNVEQLAVRFKLQDVANSFRDVFDEAKTAQKNEILVTPIASCETPQEVATAPGMTVCGQAAVAILEETTRERTELSSETFHTPDSKASTSTPHSPLNPSKMVMSPPKFLFGTDSLQKIFGSSLPLSKEDGSSESSKAKDSGWTSQPSPAFKIPEKAPPQAKPDDDSEVEVVYERQPTVEQAALARELLLPLTFFCYQNEPGNTSDDQTDDEDFETAVKALNGKLYQDPPERKAASSAQAEIGAEGLYPEVEVVLEKRSTPDEEQKAKPLQLPPTFCGVGGKAEKDEPEDVKTEDAERSAHPVSSEAVSSSTGDTVPEQQFRDQSPSSQVQVPDLSEAEVQSSAAEAEFLAQSVTIQEAEVQQTPDQSDSTPTQSQTAVSSSGEQAQTSNPSAKPAASAPALVTASFGFGAQFVKKPGQWECDACLVRNEESASSCVSCQTPNPAASSGKQAPDQSDSTPASTSSSPIDLSTKKTSEPDSMSTFTTTVTQDAPNSFGSLGFSDLGGEGISFADLAQNTGGEFAFGKQDSNFSWANAGATLFGAAAPPKTEGGEERSHEEDANNVEIHFDPIVTLPEVETKSGEEDEEILFKERTKLYRWERDLGQWKERGVGDIKILFHPDKRFYRVLMRREQVLKVCANHTICQSMELKPMNTSNQALVWTATDFAEGEGKVEQLAAKFKTAELAECFRKTFCECQSRMSQSEASALSPQMSRVQEHSRDTNPQVYLSISADDEPLGMVTIELFSHIVPKTAENFRALCTGQNGFGLRNSVFHRIIPDFMCQGGDLTNQDGTGGKSIYGNKFEDENFDVRHTGPGLLSMANQGRDTNNSQFFITLKKAEHLDFKHVAFGFVREGMDVVRSMGELGTKTGKPSKKIVITKCGQL; encoded by the exons ATGCGGCGAAGTAAGGCCGAAGTGGAACGCTATATTTATTCAGTACAGAGTTCCTCTCCTTCACTCAAAGAG AAACCAATTAAAGGATTTTTATTTGCTAAATTATACTTCGAGGCTAAGGAGTATGAACTTGCTAAAAG ACATGTTTCGGAATATCTGACGGTGGCCGAGAGAGATCCGAAAGCACACAAGTTCCTGGGCCAGCTTTATGAGAGGGAAGGAGATATCAACAAGGCCGTAGGATGTTACAAG CGGTCTGTGGACCTGAACCCAGCCCAGGGGGACCTGGTTTTGAAGGTGGCTGAGCTGCTGgtcagtaagacagagagagacagcagagcagAGTTCTGGGTGGAGAAAGCTGCCAAGTTGTTGCCTGCAAATCCTGCTGTCTTCAACCTCAAG GAGCGGCTACTGAATCGACAGGGCCAGCAGGGACGGAACCAGTTGTTTGACCTGCTGCAGGCAGAGCTGGCTATGAGACCTGGCGATGCCCATATCAACATAAAGCTGGTTCAGCTGTTCTCCTCTGATGGCAGGCTGGAGGAGGCTGTCAAACACTGTCTGGCTACAGAGAAGAGAGGCCTGCTTAGATCCAGTTTGGACTGGTACTCTACTGTGGTACACACTCTACAG GATTTCCTAGCCCAGCCCAGTGTTTCATCCAATGAGAAGATGAGTAGACATCTGCAGAGAGAGCTACTTTTGGCCCACTGCAgcctgctgagactgaccctgtCGGGAAAAGGACTGCAGCCTAGCATCAAGGCCCTCGGGAG TTTTGACTGTGTGATGCAGTGCCTGAAGAAGACAGCGGGCAGTGTAACAGATGATCTGTCTGAGGTCTATGTGGAGATGAGGGGACATCTGTACCTGCATGCTGGCACTCTGCTGCTGAAGATGGCTCAGGAAAGAGAACAGCAGTGGAGGGCTGTCATTGACCTGGCTGCTCTCTGCTATTTACTGGCTTACCAG GTCCCAGGGCCGAAGAGCAAGGCGACTAAAGGGGACCAGTCTTCTCCTCAGCATCTGGAGCTGCTGGCCAGTGAAAGACAGAGCCAGGCTGGACACATGCTGcttaacctcaaccctgacacTCATACCTTTGTCAGAGAGGTGGTGGAGGCATTTGGTAACCGTAGTGGTCAGGGCTCTCTGTTTGAGCTTTTGTTTGGGCTTCAGGCTCCGGCCGGTACTTCCTTCATCGGCAACGACGACATCCGCTCCATCAACACACAGGCTCCAGCGATATCTGACCTCATCAAACGGGACAACG GCTCCATCCAGCTCAAAGGAGGGGACCTCCAGCAGCTGTGTTGGCTGGGTCTCCAGTGGTCTCTCATGGCCCAGAGGCCTGCTCTGAGGGACTGGCTCAAACAGCTGTTCCCCAGGCTCATCCTGGAGACCTCCAAACTGGACACCAACACACCTGAGTCCATCTGCCTGCTAGACCTGGAG GTGTTCCTGTGTGGGGTGGTGTGGTGCAGTCACACCCAGCTCCAGGAGAGGGCCAGGATCACTTCTACTGGTCAACAGCAACTCCATGAGCCCCGctgcctgcccctgcccctcctccgcctcctctccacagacagacagagggaatggTGGGACGCCGTCTACAGCCTCATACACAAACAAGCTGC GCCTGGCATGTCAGCCAAACTGAGGATGACCGTTCAACATGGACTAAGCACCCTTCGAGCTGGAGAGAAACATGGCCTTCAACCAGCCCTGCCCATACACTGGGCCCAGCACCTCAGTTCAACG GGGGTTGGTGTGAACTCCTACTATGACCAGAAGGAGTACATAGGGCGTAGTGTCCACTACTGGAAGGTGGTGCTCCCCCTGCTGGACAAAATCAAGCAAAGACGTAGCATCCCTGAACCCCTGGACCCCCTCTTCATACACTTCCCCTCTAGAGACATACAG ATCCCATCAGTGAAGGGCTTTGAGGAGGAGGCCATGATAGCGTTTGCAACCCTCTTGGACGTcgaggggaggacagaggaggcTATCACTACTCTGGAGACCATCAACAACATTTCATCTAACTGGCACCTAGCTAGG atcttccagcgtctgtctgaggaggctggtagtggggtggaggagACAAGGGACAGGTGCGTCATGTTCCTCGGGAAGTTCAGAACTTACCTGTCCAAGATCTACAATGCCAATGCTGACGACATGGACAAG CTGCCCGTTTCAATGGAAGAAGTTATGGATCTCCTGAACGATGTGAACCAGCAGCTAGGGGAGATTGGAGAAGCGATGGATGAAGAGGGCAGACCGGTCCACTTCAGCCCTCAGTTTACTGAGCCTGCTGCCTCAGTCTCTCACATCAAATTCACCCCGTTAACCCCTTCCCCCAGCAAGAGCTTTGTCCCTCCCTCCAAAAGACATATG ACTCCACCTCATTGGGCAGAGCACCAGAAGTCCCTCCTGCAGATGCTCTGCCAGCAGGTGGAGGCCCTTAAG AATGAGGTCCATGACCTAAGACATAACTCGTCAGACAGCATGGCGTCACCCCACCAAAGGATGTATGGAGATGGGTATGGGGCTGAGAGCATGCAGGAGGGCTACCCCCCAACACAGACCTTCCATGTAGCACCCCTCACCG TTGCCACCACACAGGCCCCATCTATGTATTTCAATCAATCCCCTGCTTATAACTCCGGACAGTATCTCCATCGTCCTGCAGCCAATGTTACCCCAACAAAG GCTCCTGTGTATGGAGTCAACCGCCTGCCACCCCAGCAGCACATGTATGCCTACCAGCAGCCCACTAACACTCCTCCCCTGCAGTCAACACCAGCCTGCATCTACCCTCCCCAAGACCAGGTTTTCGGCACCCCCCTCCACTTTGAGTCACCAGCAACCAGTCTACTCTCCCCATACAGCGAGGAATACTACGGCCATTCTCAGCCCACCACCAACCCTCCCCTCCCTGAGCCTGGCTACTTTACCAAGCCCTCAGTCGTATCTGTCCAACCACCAAAGAGCATTGAGGGGAAGCCTGTGGACTTTGGGAAGATCGCCTTTGGCCAGCAGGTCCCTGCTGAGCCTCTTAAGGTGCCTGGCTTTGGTGCTGGAGTCGTCGCCCAGTCCACTCCATCATCTGCTGCCTTTAAATTCAACTCCAACTTCAAATCCAACGATGGGGACTTCACCTTCAAAGCCAAAAACAGTGAGAACCTGTTGGGGCTTCTAACATCAGACATTTCCACCAAATTGGAGGGCCCCTCAGAGGTGGAGCCTCCTAGCCAGGGAGGGATATTTAGCTTTGGCACTAAAAGCGTGGCAGGCTTCTCCTTCACTGATGCAGCCCAGAGTCGGGACAGACCAAACCTTTTTGAAAAAATTGAACAGCCATTTAGTTTCGCTGATCAGACCAAGCCGGTATTTGGGCTGGAGAACACAGCGGTGGAGAAAGGACCGGAGAGCGATAACGACAGCACACAtgtggaggaggatgaggatgggCCTCACTTTGAGCCCATTGTGCCCCTCCCTGACAAAGTAGATGTGAagactggagaggaggaagaagaggagatgtTCTGTAACAGGTCCAAGCTGTTCAGATTTGACGCAGAGACAAAGGAGTGGAAAGAGAGGGGCATCGGCATAGTCAAAATCCTAAAGCACAATACATCAGGGAAAGTGCGTCTGCTGATGAGGAGGGAGCAGGTTCTGAAGATATGTGCTAACCACTACATCACGCCAGATATGCTCCTGAAACCAATTGCTGGCTCTGACAAGTCCTGGGTCTGGAATGCCATTGATTATGCAGATGAGGAACCAAGGCCTGAGCAACTGGCCATCCGGTATAAAACGGCAGACGAGGCATTGCTCTTCAAAACAAAGTTTGAAGAGGCTCAGAAGATAGTTCCCAAATCTCCAGAAAAGGGGCAAGATCAGCCAGATAAGAAAGCAACTTCTCCTAATTCATCTGCTCCTCAGGTGACAAACTTTGCAGCCCAGTTTGCAAAGAAGGACTGCGACGTGTGCTATGTAAGAAATGCTGCTACAATTATGCACTGTGTTGCCTGTCAGACTGCCAACCCTAATTCCCTGTCAGAGAAAGACGGCAAACTGGCTACTGAAACCAAAGGCTTTACTAGTGGGGGAGCTTCAGTGAGAGGATTTACTTTTGGATTTGGAACTGACTTGTTAAAAGACACCAGCAGCACAGGATCTATTGGAAAGGGATTTGGGGCTTTTGGAGCTCAGATACCCTCCTCCTTTACGTTTGGAACCAGTGGCTCCACTTCTATACCTGTTGCTGGTTTTGGAGCTCAGTTTGGTAAGAAGAAAGAAACCGCAGAAGTAGCAGCAGAATCAAAGCCCTCAACCATGCCATTTGGCTCTGGATTTGGTGCCCAGTTTGGCAAAAAGCCAGGGCAGTGGGACTGTGACACGTGTGCTGTAAGAAACCAGGCCTCCTCAAACAGTTGTGTTTCTTGTCAAACTCCAAACCATGCAGCCAAAACGGTTGTAGATGGAGCAGCAGCATCAAAGCCCTTAACTAATCTATTAGGTTCTGGATTTGGTGCCCAGTTTGGCAAAAAGCCAGGGCAGTGGGACTGTGACACGTGTGCTGTAAGAAACCAGGCCTCCTCAAACAGTTGTGTTTCTTGTCAAACTCCAAATCCCTCAGCAAAATCAACAGTTGCGGTAGCACCACCACCAAAGCCAACAGTGTCAGGCTTTGGTGATCTTTTTGCTAAGAGGGACAGACAATGGGACTGTGACACCTGCCTAGTGAGGAATGATGCATCAGTTTCTAAGTGTGTTTCCTGCCAGACACCCAATGCTAGCAGCACCCCCTCTCTTGGGGCCATGTTTGCCAAACAGGGGGGACAGTGGGACTGTGACACATGTCTAGTCAGAAACGACAGCTCTGCTAGTCAATGTGTCTCCTGTCAGACACCCAACGCTAAGAGCACAGCCACCCCCTCCAGCTCATCCTTCAGCTTTAGCTTTGGGAGTCAAAGTACATCTACTCAGTCCGTAGGCAATGTGTTTAAAGCAAACTTCAACAGTGACAGCTCTTTTCAGTTTGGCACAAGCAAAGTTGATAAAGGTTCCCCTGCATCCTTCAAGTTTGAGACCCCTCAGGCTGAAAGCAGTGGCTCCAGTGCTGCAGGCTTCTCTTTCAATATGCCCGTCCCAGCAGGTGGCTTTAAGTTTGGCACTCAAGAAACGGCAAAGGAAACCCCACCAGATGAAACTCAGACTGCTGCTTCAGGGTCTGCGTCCATGTTCCTGAAGAATATCGCAGAGCAGcacagagaaaaagagaaggaATCTGGTGTCGGTATATCTGCGTCAGTGCCTTCAGTGGACAACACTGATCAGGATGAGAATGGCAAACCCAATGACTTCAGTTTTGCAGATTTGGCTAAGATTTCACAAGGAGACTTCACCCATGGTGGCGAGCAGCTGTTCACATCCCTTCAGTCAAACCAGTGGGCAGACACTTCCGCTGACCAGGATGAAGAGGGCATATACAAAACAGAAGAGAATGACGATATCCAATTTGAACCTGTGGTCCAGATGCCTGATAAAGTGGACCTGGTcacaggagaggaggatgaaCAGGCCCTTTACTCACAGAGAGTAAAGCTCTTCAGGTTTGACGGAGACATCAGCCAGTGGAAGGAGAGGGGTGTTGGAGTCCTCAAGTTCCTGAAGAATGCCACCAACGGCAGGCTGAGGGTGCTGATGAGGAGAGAGCAGGTCCTGAAGGTGTGTGCCAACCACTGGATCACCACCACCATGAACTTGAAGCCCTTGGCTGGTTCCGACAAAGCTTGGATGTGGCTTGCTAATGACTTCTCAGAAGGAGATGCCAAACTGGAGCAACTCGCCGCCAAGTTTAAAACCCCAGAGCTGGCTGAGGAGTTCAAGCTTAAGTTTGAGGAGTGTCAGAGGCTCCTGTTGGACATCCCACTGCAGACTCCTCACAAGCTTGTCGACACAGGCAGAACTGCACATCTCATCCAGAAGGCAGAGGAGATGAAGTCCGGTCTGAAAGACCTTAAATCCTTCCTGACTGATGACAAAACAAAGATCAAGGAGGACGACAGCCAAGCTAACATCACAACAGCCAGTAACACCTCAGGTCTGATCATCAAGCCCCACGCGGAGAGCACTGGCCCTACCTTAGAATGGGACAACTATGACCTGAGAGAGGAGGCTCTGGATGACAGTGCTGACACATCTGTCTACGCCTCACCCCTAGCAAGCAGCCCAATCAGGAAGAACCTCTTCTGCTTTGGAGAATCCACAGCTGGCTTTAACTTCAGCTTCCAGCCTGTCGTCAGTCCTACCAAGTCTCCGGCCAAGCTGAACCAAAGCGGGGTGTCTGTGGACGAGGAGCAAGACGTGACCCAGGAGGAGGAGCGGGACGGCCTGTATTTTGAGCCTGTGGTTCCCCTGCCAGACCTGGTGGAGATCTCCACTGGAGAGGAGAATGAAAATGTGTGTTTCAGCCACAGAGCAAAGCTGTACCGCTAtgacaaagacctgaaccagtGGAAAGAGCGGGGCATTGGAGACCTTAAGATACTGCAGAACTACGACACCAAACGAGTCAGACTCCTCATGAGGCGGGACCAAGTCCTGAAGATCTGCGCAAACCACTGGGTCACGTCTTCTATGAAGTTGGAGCCCATGAAGGGTGCTGAGAAGGCCTGGGTCTGGAGTGCCATTGACTTTGCTGAGGTAGCTGAGGGAAATGTGGAGCAGTTAGCAGTGAGGTTTAAACTGCAGGATGTGGCCAACTCTTTCAGAGACGTCTTTGACGAGGCTAAAACCGCCCAAAAGAATGAGATTCTGGTTACTCCCATAGCCTCCTGTGAGACCCCTCAGGAGGTAGCAACAGCTCCAGGGATGACAGTGTGTGGACAGGCTGCTGTGGCCATCCTGGAGGAGACCACCAGAGAACGGACAGAGCTGTCTTCTGAGACTTTCCACACCCCTGACAGCAAGGCCTCCACTTCCACACCACACAGCCCTCTCAACCCCTCTAAGATGGTGATGTCTCCTCCCAAGTTCCTCTTCGGAACCGACTCTCTCCAGAAGATATTTGGCAGTAGCCTCCCGTTGTCCAAGGAGGATGGTTCTTCAGAAAGCTCCAAGGCTAAAGACAGCGGTTGGACCTCCCAGCCCTCACCTGCATTCAAAATCCCTGAAAAGG CACCCCCCCAGGCAAAGCCTGATGATGACAGTGAGGTGGAGGTGGTGTACGAGAGGCAGCCGACTGTGGAGCAGGCTGCTTTGGCCAGGGAACTCCTGCTGCCTCTCACCTTCTTCTGCTACCAGAACGAACCAGGAAACACTAGTGACGACCAGACGGACG ATGAGGACTTTGAGACTGCAGTTAAAGCGCTGAATGGAAAACTGTACCAGGATCCTCCTGAGAGAAAGGCTGCAAGTTCTG ctcagGCTGAGATAGGTGCTGAGGGTCTGTACCCGGAGGTTGAGGTGGTGTTGGAGAAGAGGTCTACTCCAGATGAGGAGCAGAAAGCCAAGCCGCTGCAGCTGCCTCCAACTTTTTGTGGTGTAGGCGGCAAGGCAGAGAAAGACGAGCCAGAGGACGTCAAGACAGAG gacGCAGAGAGAAGCGCACACCCTGTTTCATCTGAGGCTGTGTCCTCCAGCACCGGCGATACAGTGCCAGAACAACAGTTCCGAGACCAGTCCCCCAGCAGCCAGGTACAGGTTCCAGATCTGTCTGAGGCAGAGGTTcagtcctctgcagcagaggctgAGTTCCTAGCTCAGTCGGTAACCATCCAGGAGGCAGAGGTCCAGCAGACTCCAGATCAGTCAGACTCCACTCCAACACAGTCTCAGACTGCGGTCTCCAGCAGCGGGGAGCAGGCTCAAACTTCAAACCCTTCAGCAAAACCTGCTGCTAGTGCCCCAGCTTTGGTGACTGCCTCATTTGGATTTGGTGCACAGTTTGTCAAAAAGCCAGGGCAGTGGGAGTGTGACGCATGTCTTGTTAGAAATGAGGAGTCTGCAAGCAGTTGTGTTTCTTGTCAAACTCCAAACCCTGCAGCCAGCAGTGGTAAGCAGGCTCCAGATCAGTCAGACTCTACTCCTGCATCTACCAGCAGCAGCCCCATAGACCTGTCTACCAAGAAGACCTCGGAGCCGGACTCCATGTCGACATTTACTACAACCGTTACTCAGG ATGCTCCAAACTCATTTGGCTCCTTGGGCTTCAGTGATCTGGGAGGGGAAGGGATCTCCTTCGCTGATCTGGCACAGAACACCGGGGGTGAATTCGCCTTCGGAAAACAAG ATTCTAACTTCTCGTGGGCGAATGCCGGGGCTACGTTGTTTGGAGCTGCAGCCCCACCCAAAActgaaggaggggaggagaggagtcatGAAGAGGACGCTAATAATGTGGAAATTCACTTTGATCCCATAGTCACCCTACCAGAG GTGGAGACTAAGtcaggggaggaggatgaggagatccTGTTTAAGGAGCGTACCAAGCTGTACCGCTGGGAGAGAGACCTGGGCcagtggaaggagagaggtgtgGGAGACATCAAGATCCTCTTCCACCCCGATAAGAGGTTCTACCGGGTGCTGATGAGGAGGGAGCAGGTGCTAAAGGTGTGTGCCAATCACACCATCTGCCAGAGCATGGAGCTCAAACCCATGAACACCTCCAACCAAGCCCTCGTCTGGACCGCTACCGACTTTGCAG